One genomic segment of Bradyrhizobium prioriisuperbiae includes these proteins:
- a CDS encoding ArnT family glycosyltransferase, with product MASTAPSADDQLHDRQPNASIASRREAGPAPFSSLALLAVLLVGLTITRLVGLRFSVVDLFYDEAQYWMWGQDLAFGYYSKPPLLAWLLAATRQVCGDAEWCIRAPAPLFHCATSLAVYFTARVLYDERTGFWASLLTALTTGITFSSRIISTDVPLLFFWTMALLAYAYLLVAPRKRWAVVLGLSIGLGLLSKYAMIYFIPGMLLAALANRRAREIFREPHVWAGLLVGTIVVLPNIIWNIGNSFMTFRHTGDLVLGEEFRPSIGRMLEFFGAQFGVFGPIVFGVMIFATVKWRSRELITQDRLMIAFFIVPVVLITLIAIGVHAYPNWASVSATSGLILTAALLLRIGRRGLLYGSLALGIVLQTALLAMDSMATRIALPFLKTPNPYNRTLGWRAYAERVGQLAEETGTPTIANDYRGDIAALRYYWRGRPQNILSWGTSDSPQFDVVHPLTPQATEPILFVTSCPDRDRVQPFYGSVEYLGQFTTPVGTTGRRGFFAYKLSQNRGEVGILPECRW from the coding sequence ATGGCATCGACCGCACCATCAGCCGACGACCAATTGCACGACAGACAGCCGAACGCCTCGATTGCATCGCGGCGCGAGGCTGGTCCGGCCCCCTTCTCGTCGTTGGCGCTGCTGGCGGTCCTTCTCGTCGGCCTCACGATCACACGCCTCGTCGGGCTGAGGTTCTCCGTCGTCGACCTGTTCTACGACGAAGCGCAGTACTGGATGTGGGGCCAAGACCTGGCGTTCGGCTATTATTCCAAGCCGCCATTGCTGGCCTGGCTGCTGGCGGCAACCCGGCAGGTCTGCGGCGACGCGGAATGGTGCATCCGCGCGCCGGCGCCGCTGTTCCATTGTGCGACCAGCCTCGCCGTCTATTTCACCGCGCGCGTGCTCTATGACGAGCGCACCGGGTTCTGGGCCAGCCTGCTCACGGCGCTGACCACCGGCATCACATTTTCGTCGCGTATTATTTCAACAGACGTGCCGCTGCTGTTCTTCTGGACAATGGCGCTACTCGCCTATGCCTACCTCCTGGTCGCGCCACGCAAGCGCTGGGCGGTGGTGCTCGGCCTGTCGATCGGACTCGGCCTGCTGTCGAAATACGCCATGATCTATTTCATACCCGGCATGCTGCTCGCCGCCCTCGCCAACCGCCGCGCCCGGGAGATCTTCAGGGAGCCCCATGTCTGGGCCGGCCTGCTGGTCGGCACGATCGTGGTGTTGCCCAACATCATCTGGAACATTGGCAATTCGTTCATGACGTTCCGACACACCGGAGACTTGGTGCTCGGCGAGGAATTTCGCCCAAGCATCGGGCGCATGCTCGAATTTTTCGGCGCGCAGTTCGGCGTATTCGGCCCCATCGTCTTCGGCGTGATGATCTTCGCGACCGTGAAATGGCGCTCGCGCGAGCTGATTACCCAGGATCGACTGATGATCGCGTTCTTCATCGTGCCGGTCGTGCTCATCACCCTCATCGCCATCGGCGTCCACGCCTATCCGAATTGGGCGTCGGTCTCGGCGACCTCAGGGCTGATCCTGACAGCGGCGCTGCTGCTGCGCATCGGCCGTCGCGGATTGCTCTATGGAAGCCTCGCTCTTGGCATCGTGCTGCAGACCGCCCTGCTCGCGATGGACAGCATGGCGACACGCATTGCGCTTCCCTTCCTGAAGACCCCCAATCCCTACAATCGCACCCTGGGATGGCGCGCGTACGCGGAGCGCGTCGGGCAACTCGCCGAAGAAACCGGTACGCCGACTATCGCCAACGATTATCGCGGCGATATCGCAGCGCTGCGCTACTACTGGCGCGGCAGGCCGCAAAACATCCTGTCATGGGGAACGAGCGACAGCCCGCAATTCGACGTCGTCCACCCGCTGACGCCACAAGCGACGGAGCCAATCCTGTTCGTGACATCCTGTCCGGACCGGGATCGCGTGCAGCCGTTCTATGGGAGCGTCGAATACCTTGGACAGTTCACGACGCCGGTGGGCACGACCGGCCGCCGCGGCTTCTTTGCCTACAAGCTCAGCCAAAACCGCGGCGAGGTCGGGATCTTGCCGGAATGCCGCTGGTGA
- a CDS encoding glycosyltransferase family 39 protein, which translates to MSIEPAATAFPSKALASLALALVLPVALAITVFPTPLYDVRELIAWGRHFPPVTPAHPPMMSWIGGAVDWLAGPSAAAMILAGQLLLTVGLAYLYAILLMVTAPGNAALFTVLFGTSLYTVFAPLSFALNADILQLTSWPAIVFHCLCAGRTDRLGHWIAFGIWSAVGVLTKYNAAVLFVGLGVAMLAVPAFRTVLKRPGFYLAGIVGLMLVAPHAFAAIRNRGAVAWGVEHFDLASTSGDKINRLYEYALGYLICFAPGVAIVLAGLWKGVLALRRGELTAWSDEYRFLLVMNATMQIMLLLLVLIAGLNYVWRFDAPYAMMAVPALAPLIAWKEGCRAWFERQVTTTIDATYLTAGLVIMVLYTVFASHSGLQEPTPAAAHAILADWTRTYACGPAYVLGGRQAAYGVGIETGPNVTALNYRDIAGAPWFDASALRARGAIVIDTVPEIVERMARVLPDAAGMSDQKSLTLPLRRTYKAKSYTYLYRFVPPQGCKPSS; encoded by the coding sequence ATGTCGATTGAACCTGCCGCAACGGCATTCCCGTCGAAGGCCCTTGCGAGCCTCGCCCTGGCGCTGGTGCTCCCGGTGGCGCTGGCTATCACCGTCTTCCCCACACCGCTGTACGACGTCCGCGAGTTGATCGCCTGGGGGCGGCATTTTCCGCCGGTCACACCGGCGCACCCACCGATGATGAGCTGGATCGGCGGCGCGGTGGACTGGCTGGCCGGCCCATCGGCCGCCGCGATGATCCTGGCGGGTCAGCTCCTGCTGACGGTGGGGCTGGCCTACCTCTATGCAATACTGCTGATGGTGACGGCACCGGGCAACGCTGCGCTGTTCACGGTGCTGTTCGGCACCTCACTGTACACTGTATTCGCACCGCTCTCGTTCGCGCTCAACGCCGATATCCTGCAGCTGACGTCATGGCCAGCGATCGTATTCCATTGCCTTTGTGCCGGCCGTACCGATCGCCTCGGTCACTGGATTGCGTTCGGCATCTGGTCTGCCGTCGGCGTGCTCACCAAATACAATGCTGCCGTGCTGTTCGTCGGCTTGGGCGTGGCCATGCTCGCCGTTCCCGCATTCCGGACCGTCTTGAAGCGGCCGGGCTTCTATCTGGCCGGCATCGTCGGCCTGATGCTGGTCGCCCCTCATGCCTTCGCTGCAATCCGCAATCGCGGCGCTGTCGCATGGGGCGTCGAACACTTCGATCTCGCAAGCACCTCTGGCGACAAGATCAACAGGCTGTACGAATACGCACTCGGCTATCTCATCTGTTTTGCGCCGGGTGTCGCGATCGTCCTCGCCGGACTCTGGAAGGGCGTTCTCGCCCTGCGGCGCGGCGAGCTTACCGCCTGGTCCGACGAATATCGCTTTCTGCTGGTGATGAACGCAACCATGCAGATCATGCTGCTGTTGCTGGTGCTGATCGCCGGGCTCAACTATGTCTGGCGATTCGATGCACCCTACGCCATGATGGCGGTGCCCGCGCTCGCCCCCCTGATCGCATGGAAGGAGGGCTGCCGCGCATGGTTCGAACGGCAGGTGACCACGACGATCGACGCGACATATCTCACGGCCGGGCTTGTCATCATGGTGCTGTACACGGTGTTCGCAAGCCACAGTGGCCTGCAGGAGCCGACGCCCGCCGCCGCCCATGCGATCCTCGCCGACTGGACCAGGACCTACGCCTGCGGGCCGGCCTACGTGCTGGGGGGCCGGCAGGCGGCCTATGGGGTCGGCATCGAAACCGGGCCAAACGTGACGGCGCTGAACTACCGGGATATCGCCGGCGCGCCATGGTTCGACGCATCCGCGTTGCGGGCTCGCGGCGCCATCGTGATCGACACGGTTCCGGAGATCGTCGAGCGCATGGCACGGGTCCTGCCTGACGCGGCAGGGATGTCCGACCAGAAAAGCCTCACACTGCCGCTGCGGCGCACCTACAAAGCCAAGAGCTACACCTACCTCTACCGCTTCGTTCCGCCGCAGGGCTGCAAGCCGTCATCCTGA
- a CDS encoding glycosyltransferase family 39 protein: MMRPVVSVPAGSWRRPFDAWLDGIEDGWAIPALLSVFVALWMAILQLAYLSGDLHPDVIEAWTLGQSPAWGGIKHPPLMGWIARAWTTVFPVADWSFHLLAMTNAAIGLWAIDLIVRRFVRGDTRGLIVLLLLLLPVYQFQAQRFNANAMLLALWPLTIYCFLRSFEMRQFRWALAAGIAGALAMLGKYYSVFLILGFVIGAVCHPQRRAYFASMAPWISAIAGVALLAPHAHWHAISGISPFDYALAAHGGQAMWASVKSAGGFWLGVAATLALPLLVWAALARSKREAYMADLRKLDPGLLLLLSIAVATIIVPPLVTIMLKSSITSTWAAQGLFLFVVVAVCAAKFSVDRIDIDRLAAVILLATCVALVCAPIHAFYRNTHPFKEGRNYYKLASHELMRQWRKVSTTPLAAASGDKLAMALSFYSPDHPLFVVPYDAKYEWQVPAQEVLRKGWATICLPDEATCLVWSKMVAGLAAGAVLMDFDVQPRLWGRPGVSTRISAVMVPPQR, encoded by the coding sequence ATGATGCGGCCTGTCGTTTCCGTCCCGGCCGGGTCCTGGCGGCGGCCTTTCGATGCGTGGCTTGACGGTATCGAGGACGGCTGGGCGATTCCCGCGCTCCTCTCGGTGTTCGTCGCCTTGTGGATGGCGATCCTCCAACTGGCCTATCTGAGCGGTGACCTGCATCCGGACGTGATCGAGGCCTGGACCCTTGGTCAATCGCCGGCCTGGGGCGGCATCAAGCATCCTCCCTTGATGGGCTGGATTGCCCGCGCCTGGACCACGGTCTTTCCGGTAGCGGATTGGTCGTTCCATCTGCTGGCGATGACCAACGCGGCGATCGGGCTCTGGGCAATCGATCTGATCGTGCGCCGGTTCGTGCGTGGCGACACGCGCGGGCTGATCGTGCTGCTCTTGTTGCTGTTGCCAGTCTATCAGTTCCAGGCCCAGCGCTTCAATGCCAACGCCATGCTGCTGGCGCTCTGGCCGTTGACGATCTATTGCTTTCTCCGCTCGTTCGAGATGCGGCAGTTCCGCTGGGCGCTGGCAGCCGGTATTGCCGGCGCGCTTGCCATGCTGGGAAAATATTATTCGGTATTCCTGATTTTAGGATTTGTAATCGGGGCCGTCTGCCATCCGCAGCGGCGGGCCTATTTTGCGTCCATGGCGCCGTGGATTTCAGCGATTGCCGGCGTCGCGCTGCTCGCCCCGCATGCGCATTGGCATGCCATATCGGGAATCAGTCCATTCGACTATGCGCTCGCGGCGCACGGTGGCCAGGCGATGTGGGCTTCCGTGAAATCCGCCGGAGGTTTTTGGCTGGGGGTTGCGGCAACGCTGGCGCTGCCGCTTCTGGTTTGGGCAGCACTTGCGAGGTCGAAGCGTGAAGCCTACATGGCGGACCTGCGGAAGCTGGATCCGGGATTGCTGTTGCTGCTGTCGATCGCGGTTGCAACCATTATCGTGCCTCCCTTGGTCACGATCATGCTGAAAAGCTCGATTACGTCGACATGGGCCGCGCAGGGGCTGTTTCTGTTTGTCGTGGTGGCCGTCTGTGCGGCGAAGTTTTCCGTCGACCGGATCGACATCGACAGGCTGGCGGCCGTCATTCTGCTCGCAACCTGCGTCGCGCTCGTTTGCGCGCCCATTCACGCGTTCTACCGCAACACTCATCCGTTCAAGGAGGGCCGCAATTATTACAAGCTGGCCTCGCATGAGTTGATGCGGCAATGGCGCAAGGTTTCGACAACCCCGCTTGCAGCCGCCAGCGGCGACAAGCTCGCCATGGCGCTGAGCTTCTACAGTCCCGATCATCCCCTGTTCGTCGTCCCGTACGACGCCAAATACGAGTGGCAAGTTCCAGCGCAGGAGGTCCTTCGCAAGGGCTGGGCCACCATCTGTCTTCCGGACGAGGCGACCTGCCTGGTCTGGTCGAAGATGGTTGCGGGTCTTGCCGCCGGCGCGGTGCTCATGGACTTTGACGTCCAGCCGAGGCTGTGGGGCCGACCGGGGGTGTCCACGCGGATTTCGGCCGTGATGGTGCCGCCGCAGCGGTGA
- a CDS encoding winged helix-turn-helix transcriptional regulator, producing MERLLETEHENEHIVLGLLNSVEHDGERSQRHIAAELGIALGLVNAYLKRCIKKGLVKVHDAPARRYAYYLTPQGFAEKSRLTVQYLSDSFSFFRLAKSDCARVFDAAKTRGFSRLVLAGQSDLTEIAILCAVEAAVTIVAVVDPRGEGARFMGVDLRNSYAEVTAPFDAVVVTDVSRASQSYDSAVAVCGPERVLAPELLRLRVPANAGTATGSAA from the coding sequence ATGGAACGTCTGCTGGAAACCGAGCATGAGAACGAGCATATCGTTCTCGGCCTGCTGAATTCCGTCGAACATGACGGCGAGCGGTCGCAGCGCCATATCGCGGCCGAGCTTGGCATCGCGCTCGGTCTTGTCAACGCTTACCTCAAGCGCTGCATCAAGAAGGGCCTGGTCAAGGTCCACGATGCCCCGGCGCGCCGGTATGCTTACTACCTGACCCCGCAAGGCTTTGCGGAAAAATCCCGGCTCACGGTGCAGTACCTGTCGGATTCGTTCTCGTTCTTCCGCCTCGCCAAGAGCGATTGCGCGCGGGTGTTCGACGCGGCCAAGACGCGGGGCTTCAGCCGCCTGGTGCTGGCCGGCCAATCCGATCTCACCGAAATCGCCATTCTCTGCGCGGTCGAGGCGGCGGTGACGATCGTGGCCGTGGTCGATCCGCGCGGCGAGGGGGCGCGATTCATGGGCGTCGACCTTCGCAACTCCTACGCCGAGGTGACGGCGCCGTTCGATGCCGTGGTGGTGACCGACGTCAGCCGTGCGAGCCAGTCCTACGATTCAGCAGTTGCGGTCTGCGGGCCCGAGCGGGTGCTGGCACCGGAGCTGCTGCGGTTGCGCGTGCCGGCCAATGCGGGAACGGCGACGGGGAGCGCGGCATGA
- a CDS encoding transcriptional activator RfaH: MSESARWYVVQTQVNGEARAAQNLIRQGFEIYLPRYLKRRRHARKVDVTAKPLFPRYLFVAIDVATQRWRAVQSTFGVSHLVSSGDDPASVPEGVVRALKSREDTRGFIQVDTKPAFAPGDKVRVLAGAFMDNAGLFNGLADHDRVAILLDMLGRKVRVLLDADMVAAA, from the coding sequence ATGAGCGAGAGCGCGCGCTGGTATGTGGTGCAGACGCAGGTCAATGGTGAGGCCAGGGCCGCGCAGAATCTGATCCGCCAGGGCTTCGAGATTTACCTGCCACGCTATCTGAAGCGCCGGCGGCATGCCCGCAAGGTGGATGTCACCGCCAAGCCGCTGTTTCCGCGCTACCTGTTCGTGGCCATCGACGTGGCGACGCAGCGCTGGCGCGCCGTCCAGTCGACCTTCGGCGTCTCGCACCTCGTCAGCAGCGGCGACGATCCGGCGAGCGTGCCTGAAGGCGTGGTGCGCGCGCTGAAGTCGCGCGAGGACACCAGGGGCTTCATCCAGGTGGATACGAAGCCGGCTTTCGCGCCGGGCGACAAGGTGCGGGTGTTGGCCGGGGCGTTCATGGACAATGCCGGCCTGTTCAACGGCCTGGCCGACCACGACCGGGTTGCAATCTTGCTCGACATGCTCGGCCGCAAGGTCCGCGTGCTGCTCGACGCAGATATGGTCGCCGCCGCGTAA
- the galE gene encoding UDP-glucose 4-epimerase GalE, with amino-acid sequence MTVLVTGGAGYIGSHVVHDLIDRGERVVVLDNLATGFRIAVPAEAPLVVGDVGDGALVADLIAEHGVSAVMHFAASTVVSESVADPAAYYRNNTMGSLALFEAAVRGGVKHVVFSSTAAVYGNPVQQPVGEDVRPAPLSPYGTSKLMTETMLREIAAAAGLSYVVLRYFNVAGADPKGRIGQSSRMATHLVKAAVQAALGLRDHLDMFGTDYPTPDGTCVRDYIHVSDLSAAHLAALTYLRGGRESVTLNCGYGRGYSVREVIAAVKRVSGVDFHVAERPRRPGDPAAIVADARAMQRELSWTAAHDDIDTIVSHALAWERQLMMQA; translated from the coding sequence ATGACTGTCCTGGTCACCGGCGGCGCCGGTTATATCGGCAGCCACGTGGTGCATGATCTGATCGACCGTGGCGAGCGTGTGGTTGTGCTTGACAATCTTGCGACCGGATTTCGCATCGCAGTGCCCGCCGAAGCGCCGCTCGTCGTTGGTGATGTCGGTGATGGCGCGCTCGTCGCCGACTTGATTGCCGAGCACGGCGTCAGCGCGGTGATGCATTTCGCGGCGTCCACGGTGGTGTCGGAATCCGTTGCCGATCCCGCTGCATATTACCGCAACAACACGATGGGTTCGCTGGCGCTGTTCGAGGCCGCAGTACGGGGCGGGGTGAAGCATGTCGTGTTCTCCTCCACTGCTGCGGTCTACGGTAATCCGGTGCAACAGCCGGTTGGCGAAGACGTGCGACCCGCGCCGTTGTCCCCCTATGGCACGTCGAAGCTGATGACCGAGACGATGCTGCGCGAAATCGCCGCCGCCGCCGGGCTCTCCTATGTGGTTCTGCGTTATTTCAACGTCGCAGGTGCTGATCCGAAGGGCCGCATCGGGCAGTCGAGCAGAATGGCGACACATCTCGTCAAGGCTGCGGTGCAGGCGGCGCTCGGATTGCGTGATCATCTCGATATGTTCGGCACCGATTATCCCACGCCGGATGGCACCTGCGTGCGCGACTATATCCATGTCAGCGATCTGTCAGCGGCCCATCTTGCGGCGCTCACGTATTTGCGCGGCGGCCGCGAGAGCGTGACCCTGAATTGCGGCTATGGCCGCGGCTATTCGGTTCGCGAGGTGATTGCGGCGGTGAAGCGCGTGTCCGGGGTGGACTTCCACGTCGCCGAGCGGCCGCGTCGACCGGGCGATCCTGCCGCTATCGTTGCCGACGCGCGCGCGATGCAGCGCGAATTGTCCTGGACTGCGGCCCATGATGACATCGACACCATCGTCTCCCATGCGCTGGCATGGGAGCGGCAGTTAATGATGCAGGCATGA
- a CDS encoding acyltransferase family protein, with product MLLATNDGRNMFVVPKRLKMTSLVDTARDSTEARNGMRVLPSGPYNSAMAKHNFHPNYRPDIDGLRALAVLAVVVFHAFPGKLRGGFVGVDVFFVISGFLISTIIFKSLERGNFSFLEFYVHRVRRIFPALLVVLAAMCVLGWLFLLPEEYEMLGRHVAAAAGFVENFVLWKEAGYFNPVSELKPLTHLWSLAVEEQFYLAYPLLIWIGWRSRFGILPVVSALTALSFCLNIVEIGRDPVATFFLPHTRLWELLSGSILAYITASRSVSARPTMDGAMSVVGGLLLVVSAIVIDQDDRFPGWLALLPVVGAVLIIRAGPDAWLNRNILAHRLMIFVGVISYPLYLWHWPLLSFARIVYGETPSPLIRIILVSISFLLAWLTYSLIERQFRFGRSAMLKAALLTGLMVAVGACGLSLWRFDNRETTANLTSDFDHRRFFGYISTHFDECGPQKLREAAVRFEGVRRCAQTRAAERRTVAIVGDSHAEHLFIGVAEELGASQNVVYYQYPCEPFFAQNEDAQCGAMTEAIEYVASNPLIRTVVIAGYWVGRFQLKGKTDAESAAFFEQGLESTFKKLSNKEVYIALDVPSFPFDSRGCVSRPNPLGLHRSERCEMPRAGHEEATKMYRTALKRVAGRFPSVRVLDLAKYLCNDQTCSMRRGGLLMYRDGSHLSVEGSKYVGAEIARAITEP from the coding sequence GTGCTGCTCGCGACCAACGACGGCCGGAACATGTTTGTTGTTCCGAAACGCCTGAAAATGACAAGCCTTGTAGATACGGCTCGCGATTCAACAGAGGCGCGGAATGGAATGCGCGTGCTTCCATCGGGCCCATACAATTCGGCGATGGCAAAGCACAATTTTCATCCAAACTATCGGCCCGACATCGACGGGCTGCGGGCGTTGGCCGTGCTCGCTGTCGTCGTATTCCACGCTTTCCCCGGTAAGTTGCGTGGTGGCTTTGTTGGCGTTGACGTATTTTTCGTGATTTCCGGTTTCTTGATCTCGACCATCATTTTCAAGAGCCTGGAACGCGGGAATTTCAGTTTTCTGGAATTCTACGTGCATCGGGTTCGTAGAATTTTCCCGGCGCTTCTCGTTGTTCTGGCGGCGATGTGTGTTTTGGGCTGGCTATTCTTGCTGCCTGAAGAATACGAAATGCTGGGCAGGCACGTGGCGGCGGCTGCCGGCTTCGTTGAGAATTTTGTTTTGTGGAAGGAAGCCGGCTACTTCAATCCGGTGTCGGAACTGAAGCCGCTTACGCACCTGTGGTCGCTTGCGGTTGAAGAGCAGTTTTATCTTGCCTATCCGCTTTTGATCTGGATCGGCTGGCGATCGCGCTTCGGTATCCTGCCCGTTGTGAGCGCGCTCACTGCATTGTCGTTTTGTTTGAACATCGTCGAAATCGGCAGAGATCCTGTCGCGACGTTCTTTCTTCCCCACACTCGGCTATGGGAGCTGCTGTCTGGATCAATACTGGCCTACATCACCGCTTCTCGATCTGTCTCCGCTCGACCGACGATGGATGGTGCGATGTCTGTCGTGGGAGGATTGCTGCTCGTCGTATCTGCGATAGTTATCGATCAAGACGACCGTTTTCCGGGCTGGCTCGCCCTGCTGCCGGTTGTTGGGGCGGTCTTGATCATTCGGGCTGGACCGGATGCCTGGCTCAACCGAAATATCCTGGCTCACCGCCTGATGATCTTTGTCGGCGTGATCAGTTATCCCCTTTACCTCTGGCACTGGCCTCTGCTTTCGTTCGCGCGCATCGTGTATGGAGAAACGCCTTCTCCCCTGATCAGGATCATTCTGGTCTCGATCAGCTTTCTGCTCGCCTGGCTGACTTACAGCCTTATCGAGAGGCAGTTTCGTTTCGGTCGAAGCGCGATGTTGAAGGCCGCATTGCTCACGGGGCTGATGGTGGCTGTGGGGGCTTGCGGCCTGAGCCTGTGGCGATTCGACAACCGGGAGACGACGGCGAATCTCACTTCGGATTTTGATCATCGAAGGTTCTTCGGTTATATCAGCACGCACTTCGACGAGTGCGGCCCGCAAAAACTTCGCGAAGCAGCCGTTCGCTTTGAGGGAGTGAGACGTTGTGCTCAAACCAGAGCGGCGGAGAGGCGGACAGTCGCTATCGTCGGCGATAGTCACGCGGAGCATCTTTTCATAGGCGTTGCCGAAGAACTCGGCGCCTCGCAGAACGTCGTCTACTATCAATATCCTTGCGAGCCGTTCTTTGCCCAAAATGAAGATGCGCAATGCGGAGCGATGACGGAAGCGATTGAATATGTTGCGTCGAATCCGCTCATTCGCACCGTCGTCATTGCGGGCTATTGGGTCGGCCGATTTCAGCTCAAAGGGAAAACTGACGCGGAATCGGCGGCGTTCTTCGAGCAGGGACTGGAGTCGACGTTCAAGAAGCTCTCGAACAAGGAAGTCTATATCGCGCTCGACGTGCCGAGTTTTCCATTTGATTCCAGAGGGTGCGTTTCGCGTCCAAATCCTCTCGGTTTGCATCGTTCGGAGCGTTGCGAGATGCCGCGAGCCGGCCATGAAGAAGCGACAAAGATGTACCGTACTGCTTTGAAGCGGGTTGCCGGCAGGTTCCCCTCGGTGAGGGTTCTGGATCTTGCCAAGTATCTTTGCAACGACCAAACTTGCTCCATGCGCAGAGGCGGCCTGCTGATGTACCGAGATGGAAGCCATCTTTCGGTCGAGGGATCAAAGTATGTCGGTGCGGAAATAGCGCGGGCCATCACGGAGCCCTGA
- a CDS encoding ABC transporter permease, giving the protein MTTKIAIRIIKPHSERSFAADVASIWANRDLLLVLARREISIRYRQTIVGLLWVVLQPLVTTAIFTTVFVVFVRIPTQGESYPLFAFAGLAVWQYFNRIVIDGGNSLVTNAALITKVSFPRLIIPMVSPLAAAVDCMIALLALVVTTLLMGAHVSWTVVFAPVVVFAVALFGYAIALWLAPLNAVYRDVGITLPFVMQVAMYMSPIVYPSSLVPEKIRWLFSLNPIAVMVDAMRWVVLGTNAPSPAGLAAFGVITALLFWSGTRVFRRMEGTLVDQI; this is encoded by the coding sequence ATGACTACAAAAATAGCTATCCGAATTATCAAGCCGCACTCCGAACGCAGCTTTGCTGCGGATGTTGCGAGCATCTGGGCGAACCGTGATCTGTTGCTGGTGCTTGCGCGCCGCGAGATCTCGATTCGTTATCGGCAGACCATAGTCGGACTGCTTTGGGTGGTCCTGCAGCCGCTGGTGACCACCGCGATCTTCACGACGGTGTTCGTTGTATTCGTGCGCATTCCCACCCAGGGAGAATCTTATCCGCTGTTTGCCTTTGCGGGTCTTGCGGTCTGGCAATATTTCAATCGTATCGTGATCGACGGCGGCAACAGCCTCGTCACCAATGCCGCGCTGATCACGAAAGTGTCGTTTCCACGGCTGATCATTCCGATGGTGTCGCCGCTGGCAGCTGCGGTGGATTGCATGATCGCGCTCCTCGCGCTGGTCGTGACGACTCTCTTGATGGGTGCACATGTAAGCTGGACGGTGGTATTCGCGCCCGTGGTGGTTTTCGCGGTTGCGTTGTTCGGCTATGCCATCGCGCTCTGGCTTGCCCCATTGAATGCTGTTTACCGCGATGTGGGAATTACTCTGCCGTTTGTCATGCAGGTTGCGATGTACATGAGTCCGATCGTCTATCCGTCGTCTCTGGTGCCCGAAAAGATTCGCTGGCTGTTCTCGCTAAATCCGATCGCAGTGATGGTAGATGCGATGCGCTGGGTGGTGCTCGGCACCAATGCGCCATCGCCGGCCGGACTTGCGGCCTTTGGTGTCATCACCGCGCTGTTGTTCTGGAGCGGCACGAGAGTGTTTCGACGCATGGAGGGCACTCTTGTCGACCAGATCTGA